A single genomic interval of Rhinopithecus roxellana isolate Shanxi Qingling chromosome 11, ASM756505v1, whole genome shotgun sequence harbors:
- the FOXI2 gene encoding forkhead box protein I2, with protein sequence MATYCKDLGPSSAPPGQAQATAHPPGYEHSDLGAVGGGQRLWVNAPALRPKSYASGPGPAPPYAAPSYGAPGPLLGAPGGLAGADLSWLSLSGQQELLRLVRPPYSYSALIAMAIQSAPLRRLTLSQIYQYVAGNFPFYKRSKAGWQNSIRHNLSLNDCFKKVPRDEDDPGKGNYWTLDPNCEKMFDNGNFRRKRKRRAEASAASPSGARSEGGAEAPALEPPGAACRDLQASPSPSAPEAATCFSGFASAMNALAGGLGTFPGGLAGDFSFGRPPPTVAVHASQTLSPSPGFAPGHQTAAAGFRVSHLLYSREETQV encoded by the exons ATGGCCACCTACTGCAAAGACCTGGGCCCCTCCTCGGCCCCGCCCGGCCAGGCCCAGGCCACCGCGCACCCCCCGGGCTATGAGCATAGTGATCTGGGCGCGGTGGGCGGGGGCCAGCGCCTGTGGGTGAATGCGCCAGCGCTCAGACCCAAGTCCTACGCTTCGGGTCCCGGGCCCGCGCCGCCCTACGCGGCCCCCAGTTACGGGGCTCCCGGCCCGCTCCTTGGCGCCCCGGGCGGCCTGGCGGGCGCCGACCTCTCCTGGCTGAGCCTCTCCGGCCAGCAGGAGCTGCTGAGGCTGGTGCGGCCGCCCTATTCCTACTCGGCGCTCATCGCCATGGCCATCCAGAGCGCGCCCCTGCGGAGGCTGACTCTCAGCCAGATCTACCAGTACGTGGCTGGCAACTTCCCTTTCTACAAGCGCAGCAAGGCGGGCTGGCAGAACTCCATCCGCCACAACCTGTCGCTCAACGACTGCTTCAAGAAGGTGCCCCGCGACGAGGACGACCCAG GTAAAGGCAATTACTGGACCTTGGACCCCAACTGCGAGAAGATGTTTGACAACGGGAACTTccgaaggaagaggaagaggagagctgAAGCCAGCGCGGCCTCGCCCTCGGGAGCCAGAAGCGAGGGAGGGGCCGAGGCGCCCGCGCTGGAGCCCCCGGGCGCGGCTTGCCGGGACCTACAGGCTTCGCCCTCTCCATCCGCACCCGAGGCCGCCACCTGCTTCTCCGGTTTCGCCTCGGCTATGAACGCATTGGCGGGCGGCCTTGGCACCTTCCCCGGGGGCCTGGCGGGCGACTTTTCTTTCGGGAGGCCGCCGCCGACGGTCGCCGTCCACGCTTCCCAGACCCTTAGCCCCTCGCCTGGCTTCGCCCCTGGCCACCAGACCGCCGCCGCTGGCTTCCGCGTCAGTCACCTCCTCTACAGCCGGGAAGAGACCCAAGTTTGA
- the LOC104658004 gene encoding uncharacterized protein LOC104658004: protein MGPAAPTSLDGTTTPQGPQGSGLGAPSSARPLFSPGDIFPQRNSPRRGPWVTRDLGLGVEGNYTAQEIAMKSVDLQARAAEGGGAVEKEGLGMDSGPGVVRSPRALNARRQWTDICAEVARTPGRVWTLEISDAAAVQGSYRFSQAGESGAPQGLSALWSRERSAE, encoded by the coding sequence ATGGGCCCCGCAGCCCCGACTTCCCTGGACGGTACCACGACTCCTCAAGGCCCCCAGGGCTCTGGCTTGGGAGCCCCGTCCAGTGCGCGGCCCCTTTTCTCGCCTGGGGACATCTTCCCCCAACGAAACTCGCCTCGCCGGGGCCCCTGGGTTACCCGGGACTTGGGGCTAGGGGTAGAGGGCAACTACACTGCTCAAGAGATAGCAATGAAGTCCGTAGATCTCCAGGCTAGAGCCGCAGAGGGAGGTGGCGCGGTGGAGAAAGAGGGGCTGGGCATGGACAGTGGCCCTGGTGTCGTCCGGAGTCCTCGCGCCCTTAACGCGCGAAGGCAGTGGACTGACATCTGCGCCGAAGTCGCGCGTACCCCAGGGAGGGTCTGGACCCTGGAAATCTCGGACGCCGCAGCCGTCCAGGGCAGTTATCGCTTTTCCCAAGCCGGGGAGTCCGGGGCCCCGCAAGGTCTCTCCGCGCTGTGGTCTCGGGAGCGCAGTGCGGAGTGA